The sequence GTGTTGTGCTACATGATCCTCTATAGCCTCGTTACTGAGCGCGTAGTGCAAACGGAGGAAACAGCGAGTGAGCAGGTTGGTATCGGCAAGATGCTGGGTTCCGTCGTGTCCAACCGTGCACTTCTCGGCCTGATCGTGGCAGCTCTGGTCCTGCTGCTGTCGATGATGTTCCTCATGGGCATGTTGGGCTACCTGTTCACCTCCTACTTCGGTGATGGTCGACTGCAGTCGCCTGCATCCTTCGCGGGCTTATTCCCGGCGCTGATCCTCATCGTTGTTGCACCGTGGTTGGCTAAGAAGTTCGGCAAGGCCGAGGTTGGCATCGTGTCGATGCTCCTCATGGGTATTGTGATGCTGGTCGCTTACTTCCTGAAGCTCGAAAACGCATGGGTTTGGATCGCGTTCTACGCAGTAGGCATGTTCTGCATCAACGTGTTCAACTTCCTGATCTGGGCATTCATTACAGACGTCATTGACTACCAGGAAGTGCGCACCGGACACCGCGACGATGCAACCGTCTACGCCGTGTACTCGTGGGCACGAAAGCTAGGCCAAGCCTTCGCAGGATTCCTGGTCGGCGCAACCCTTGGCTGGGTCGGCTTCGACGCTGACGCAGCAACGGAAGGTGTCCAGCAATCTCAGGAAGCTATCGATGGCATCTACATGCTTGCTAACGTTCTGCCTGGTGTCGGCGGTATCCTCGTCGCCCTCGCCCTGATTTTCCTCTACCCACTGAAGAAGAAGAAGGTTGCAGAGAACGTGGCTATCCTCGATGCCCGCCGCGAAGCTGCCGAAGCCGGTGTTGTCTCAACCGAACACCCAGAGGCATAAAGTCTCCCGGCACTCAACGCTACTCACCCCGCTCCAGCCCCAGTATGCTGTAGCGGGGTGAATGCCTTTGTGGGAAACGAGAACAAGAAACCGCCCGGGCACCGACTTAACGGGGCCCGGGCGGCGTCAGTTACTCGTCGTTAAGCAACCACGTGCTACCAGCCGATCGAGGCGAGGTACTCGCGTGAAACCTTGATGCAATCGAGTGGGTCACGGCCATAAGTCATGTCCTGCTCGATGAAGAAGTACTCTGCACCCGCCTCCTTCGCCGCTGGCATCAGTTCAGGCCAGTTCATGTTTCCCTGGCCAACCTCAGCAAACTCGACAATGTTAACGAACTTGTCGTAGCCTTCCATCACCTTGCCGGAGCTCATCAAGTCGATCGCCTCCTGTGGCAGAGCGGTCACGCGATAATCTTTCACGTGGATCAGTTTGCACACACCTGAGTACTCCTTGAGCATATCCAGTGGGGCCATGCCACCGCGCTGCACCCAGTGCAGGTCTACCTCGAAGTTCAACTCCGGGGCGACACGGCGCACAACATCAAAGATGCGTTCGCCGTTATCGAAGCGGTGTAGGTCCACGTGATGGTTGTGGTAGCACAGCGTAATGCCTTCCTTGGCGAGTTTCTCCGCCCACGGTGCCACTTCCGCGGCCCACGATTCCGTTGCCTCAAGGGAAACCATCGCGTCGAAAGGCATCATGCCAATCCGGACGAAACGTGCGTTCAGCCGCTTGCAGTCGGCGACGATCTTGTCGTAGTGCTCTTCGAGGTTATCGCCGGTAGCGGTCGGTCCCGGCTTCAAAGCCACGGATAGCGCTCCGACCTCAATGCCAAGCTCGTTGATGCCGCGTTCGAGGTCTGCGGTGTTTTTCTCATCCATCGGAATCTGCGAAACCTCCACAGAAGCGATGTTGATATCTTTCAGCTTCTCAAGGATTGGGTACATGCCTTCTTCGGCAACCTGGTCCTTGAGCATCATTAGTTGTACGCCAATGTCAGCCATTATTTTCGCTCCTCGAACTTGCCTTCTTCCTTGATGCGCTTGTTCAGCTCTTCAAGGTATTTCTTTTCGTCGAAGTTAACCAGGTCTACTTCCTCGCCCAGCCAGGACGACAGGTGGATGCCGTTAGCCAAGCGCACGCCGTGGATTCCGTCTGCGCCGGGCGCCAGCAGTTCTTCCTCACCGTTGACGGCTGCTGCGAAGTTGCGCAGCACCTCAACGTGTTGTGCACCCCAGACAGACTCGTATTCCTTGGTTTCTGTGGTCATGTATTTGTCCATATCCAACTGGCCGGTAAACAGCTTCTTCACTGCCTCCATATCCATGTCCTTGGACAAGGTTTCTTCGTTTTCGACGAGACGGGAGATAGTGACCTTTTTAGACTCATCGACCACGATCTTGCCCTTGTCGCACAGGATCTCCAGGCGGTCAGTACCGATCATGTCGTGAGTACAAGTAATGAAGGTACCGGTCGCGCCGTCTGCAAAGGACACCAGCGCGTTGACTTCGTCTTCAACGACGATATCGCGTTTGAAGCCGTACTCTGCGCGGGCGAACACGCGCTCTGGTGTGCCGCAGATCCACTGCCACAAGTCAAGCTGGTGCGGTGCCTGGTTGACTAGGACGCCTCCGCCCTCGCCACCCCAGGTTGCACGCCAGTCAGACTGGTTGTAGTAGCCCTGTGGGCGCCACCAGTTGGTGATAATCCAGGACGTGTGGCGCAGCTTGCCCAGCTCACCAGAATCCAGAAGTTCCTTGAGATCTTTGTACAGCTCGTTGGTGCGCTGGTTGAAGAACACACCAAACTTCAGCTCTGGCTTGGTTTTGGCAAAATCAATCAGCTCGTTGGCCTGCTCAGTGTACACGCCGACAGGCTTT comes from Corynebacterium cystitidis and encodes:
- a CDS encoding MFS transporter; its protein translation is MSTATPAQSPRTVERDDVRPFGLRDKVGYMFGDFGNDFTFILQSTFFMIFYTNVVGIKPAHVGTLLLVARIVDGFTDIGIGVVVDRMPNKTVGFKFKRWIKWIAIPVAVASALMYMSFVADFNSYGAKLTWMVATYFLWGSITYTMINIPYGSMASVISSDPDDRAHLSVWRSTGATLANLAITTTLPLIVYVTNEAGVSILSGQRMMWSAIVCSILAVLCYMILYSLVTERVVQTEETASEQVGIGKMLGSVVSNRALLGLIVAALVLLLSMMFLMGMLGYLFTSYFGDGRLQSPASFAGLFPALILIVVAPWLAKKFGKAEVGIVSMLLMGIVMLVAYFLKLENAWVWIAFYAVGMFCINVFNFLIWAFITDVIDYQEVRTGHRDDATVYAVYSWARKLGQAFAGFLVGATLGWVGFDADAATEGVQQSQEAIDGIYMLANVLPGVGGILVALALIFLYPLKKKKVAENVAILDARREAAEAGVVSTEHPEA
- a CDS encoding sugar phosphate isomerase/epimerase family protein → MADIGVQLMMLKDQVAEEGMYPILEKLKDINIASVEVSQIPMDEKNTADLERGINELGIEVGALSVALKPGPTATGDNLEEHYDKIVADCKRLNARFVRIGMMPFDAMVSLEATESWAAEVAPWAEKLAKEGITLCYHNHHVDLHRFDNGERIFDVVRRVAPELNFEVDLHWVQRGGMAPLDMLKEYSGVCKLIHVKDYRVTALPQEAIDLMSSGKVMEGYDKFVNIVEFAEVGQGNMNWPELMPAAKEAGAEYFFIEQDMTYGRDPLDCIKVSREYLASIGW
- a CDS encoding Gfo/Idh/MocA family protein, with product MSKKVRLGIIGLGAQGGSYAEFINEGRVDNMVIGAISDILPEKKEQADKYGVPFYEDYKEMINSGDVDAVVTTVPHYLHPEMGIYALDNGVHALVEKPVGVYTEQANELIDFAKTKPELKFGVFFNQRTNELYKDLKELLDSGELGKLRHTSWIITNWWRPQGYYNQSDWRATWGGEGGGVLVNQAPHQLDLWQWICGTPERVFARAEYGFKRDIVVEDEVNALVSFADGATGTFITCTHDMIGTDRLEILCDKGKIVVDESKKVTISRLVENEETLSKDMDMEAVKKLFTGQLDMDKYMTTETKEYESVWGAQHVEVLRNFAAAVNGEEELLAPGADGIHGVRLANGIHLSSWLGEEVDLVNFDEKKYLEELNKRIKEEGKFEERK